The DNA window GATGCCGGGGAGACGGTTGTGTCTGCGGTGCCGTCTGGGGTCGGTTCTGGTTCGCCGGCGGTCACCGTTCCACCGCGAATGGAAACGGGTGCCGCAACCCTGGTATCGAGCGCGGAGACTGTCGTCTCCGTCTCCCCCATTCGCCAGGGTGAAACTCCGAAGGGCGCGAACGCTCCCTTCCTCGGCGGAATTCTGCTCGAGATCGGCACCGTTCTGGGCGGCCGCTATGAGATTCTCCAACTTCTCGGGCAGGGCGGCATGGGCGCCGTGTACAAGGCCGCCGACCGCGAAGTGGAGCGGATCGTGGCGGTGAAGGTCATCCGTCCCGAGATGGCCTCGAACCCTGAGATCCTGGCCCGTTTCAAACAGGAGCTTCTACTCTCCTCCAAAGTCACAGACCGCAATGTGATCCGAATCTACGACCTGGGCGAGGCCCAGGGCGTGAAGTTCATCACGATGGAGTACATGGAGGGCGAGAACCTCCATAGTCTTCTGAAGGCACGCGGGAAGCTGGAGGTTGCGGAAGCTGTCGAGATCGTGGAGCAGGTGGCCAGCGGTCTGGCCGCCGCCCATCGGGAAGGCATCATCCATCGCGACCTGAAGCCAGCCAACATCATGCGCGACAAGAGCGGTCGCGTGGTGGTGATGGACTTTGGTCTGGCCCGCACCTTCTCCGGCGATGGCATGACCCAGACCGGCATGATGCTGGGGACGATGGAGTACATGTCTCCTGAGCAGGCGCAGGGGATGGACGTGAAGGCCAGCTCCGACATCTTTACAGTCGGCCTGATCCTGTATGAGCTGCTGACCGGAATCACCCCCTTCCAAGCGGAGACGGCGATCGCTAGCCTCCTCATGCGTACGCAGAAACGCGCCGCGCCACTGGTGGACGTCGACAGGAACATTCCGGGCACGCTCAGCAACATCGTCGCCAAGTGTCTTGAGAAGGAGCCGGCGAAGCGCTACCAAAACGCAGAAGAACTCGATGCGGATCTTCGTGTGTGGCAGGGCAGGAGCGCCGGCAAGACAATCACTGCTCCCGCAGCGCGCCGCGACAGACGCGTCGGATCGGTTCCGTGGCTGCGTGTCGGTGTGGCGGGCGTTCTGGTTGCGGCGATCGCAGGTGGAAGCAGCTGGTACTTCCTCGGAAAGCATAAGGCAGCCGGCACTTCAACGGCGCATGGCCCGGTCTCCGTTTTGATTGGCGATTTCGAGAACCATACCGGGGATTCGGTGCTGGATAGCACGCTCGAACCGATGCTTGGCGTGGCCATGGAAGATGCGAGCTTCATCAACGTCTACAGCCGGGGCGATGCGCGTAAGATCGCAAAAAAACTACCTAACCCAACGGACGTGCTGGACGAGCAGACCTCGCGACTTGTGGCGATCAATCAGGACATCAATGCCGTCATCACAGGCGATATCAGCCATCGCGGCGAACAGTACGATATCTCCGCAATCGCACTGGACACACACACGGGCAACGTGCTCGCCAAGGCGGAAGTCACCGTCGCCGACAAGCAGCAGATCCTCAGCGAACTTCCGAAGCTTGCGATCCCCATTCGCCAGGCGCTGGGCGATACGACAACAGACTCAGTCAAGTTCGACAAGGTCAGCGGAGGCTTCACCGCCAAATCGCTCGAAGCCGTCCACTACGATTCACTCGGTGTGGATCAGCAGTTCGCTGGCAAGTTCCAGGAAGCCTTCAACTCCTTCAAGAAGTCCGCCGAGGAAGATCCGCAGTTCGCCCGAGCTTACACCGGGATGGCGGCCATGTCACAGAATCTCGGCAGAACGGCCGACGCGGTGAAGTACATGAAGCTGGCCATGCAGAACAAAGACCGCATGACCGAGCGCGAGCTCTATCGCAACCAGGGCCTCTACTACCTCACCACGGGCGAATCGAAAGAATGCGTGGATCAATACACGCAGTTGGTGACACGTTATCCCGCAGACCGCGTGGGCTGGAACAACCTTGCGAACTGCTACACGCAACTCCGCAACGCTCCGAAAGCACTGGAAGCGGCGAGGCACGCTGTTGAGATCGTCCCCAAAGGCGTGGGACAACGCTTGAACCTCGCCTTCATCGCTGCGTTCGCTGGCGACTTTTCGACCAGTGAAAAGGAGGCGCGCACCGCGCTCGAGATCAGTCCTACCTCCGCACAGGGACAACTGGTGCTCGCCGAAGCGAAGACCGGACAGGGGCAGATCGACGCGGCGGCGAATAGCTACCGGCAGCTTGAGAAGACTGGAGCGCCCGGCTCTTCGACCGCAGCCGATGGGCTGGCGGATCTCGCCGCTTATCAAGGCAACTACGCAGAGGCAGCTCGAATTCTTACCCAGGGCGCCGCGACCGATGCAGCCGCGAAAGACACGGACAACGCCGCGAGGAAGTACGCGGCGCTGGCGAACATCGAGGAGTTACAGGGACATCAGCCTGCTGCCCTTACCGACATGGCGAAGGCGCTGGCCGCCAGCCAGTCTCTCCAGATTCAGATGTTGGCCGGAATGCTCTATGTGGAAGCTGGTGACCTGGCCAAAGCACAGAAGGCTGCGACCGGCCTTGCTGCCCAGAAATCGACTGAGCCGCAGGCTTACAGCAAAATCATCCAGGGTTTGATCGCACTAAAGAAAAAAGATGCGAAGGCGGCAGTGACGCAGATCACGGCGGCGAATAGCGTGTTGGACACCTGGATCGGCCACTTCGAGCTGGGACGGGCGTACCTGGAGGCGGCCGCATTTCAAGAGGCCAGCGCCGAGTTCGATCTATGCCTGAAGCGGCGAGGTGAAGCGATTGAACTCTTCGACGATAACGTGCCGACCTACGCCTACTTCCCGCTGGTCTACTACTATCAGGGACGCGCGAGACAGGACATGAAGATGGCAACCTTCTCGGACTCTTACAAGAACTATCTCAGCACTCGCGGACAGTCTTCGGATGATCCGCTGGCGTTCGAAGTTCGGCGTATGGTCGGCCAGTAGACGAACACGGTTCTTCTACGCGCCAGTCCATCTCGCAACTGGAGAGTGAAGCGATGGTACGCACGGAGTTGTTCCGATTAAATGGTGTCTTGGAGCGGGACCCCGCTATCGATGCGTGGATGAACGACCATGACGGCGAATTGGGAGCGATCGCCCGCCGCTGGTTCGAGGCGATGAGAGAGTGCGGAGACGAGGTCCGCGAGCTTCTGCATGACGGTTGCCCGAATGCCTGCTTCGGAGACGCTGCCTTTGGCTATGTGAATGTATTTACCTCACACGTGAACGTAGGGTTCTTTCAAGGTTCGGCTCTGCCGGACCCGGCCCGCCTGTTACAGGGTAACGGCAAGTTCATGCGCCATGTGAAGTTGAGACCAGGCGAAGAGTTAGACTCCGCTGCCCTGAGTCAGCTCATCGCTGTAGCTTATTCGGATATCAAGTCACGCGTCGAACGTGGCTAGCTTTGAACCTTGCCGTGTCAGGCTGGATACCTGCCACGGCAAGGTCTCCTAATTCCCCTTACCCGAAAGCGACACCGTCTGCGTTCCCCCTCCGGCCTGAGCATTATCAACAACGACCAGGCTGGCGTTGAATGTGCCAGTCGCCGCAGGCGTAAACTTCACCGCAACCGTACAGTTCGCCCCGGCGGCCAGTGAGCTGCCACAGTTGTTAGTTTGCGCGAAGTAGCCCGCGTTCGTACCGGTCACGCTGATGCCGGTCAGGCTCAGAGGCGTCCCTCCCGGATTGCCGAGGGTCACGCTCAGCGTGCTGCTGGTGGCGTGTTTGATCGTCCCAAAGTTCAGGCTCGATGGATTGAGGTTCGCCACAGGATAGATCACCTGGGCACTCAGCGTGACCGGCTGCGGGCTGCCCGGAGCATTGCTCATGATCTGCAGCGTCGCGGTCTGAGGCGTGTAGAAGGGGCCGGCGAGAAAGGCGATGGTGACATAGCAACTCTTGCCTGCCGCCAACGGCTTCGGGCAGAGACTGAGCGCTATGAACTCGTTCGAGTTTCCTCCCTTCACGATCGAAAGAATGGGATCGTTGATCGTTACCGGCGCAGTTCCGATATTGCTCACCGTGATGGTCTGAGTTGAAATAGCACCCAGGTACATCGTCCCGAAGTTGATCGAAGTGGTCGAGAGCGAGAGCAGCGGCCCGGTCGCTGTTACCGTCTTCGTCACCGTCACTGCGGGCGCGTAGTTCGAGTTGCCCGCTTGGTTGGCGATCACTGAGCAAGTTCCCGTGCTGTTGGTCATATTGTAGGTCGCGCCGGTATTGCTGCAGACCCCTGCGCTGGTGAAGATGACGGGGTTACCGCTCGCACCGCCCGTGGCTGCCACCGTGAAGGTGCTGTTGTAGGATGCGCTAGCCGGAGGATTGGTGGTGAACGCAATTGTCTGGCTCACCGGAGCCAGCACCACTGTGACTGTGGAGCTGGTGACCGGATTATAGTTGGCGTTGCCGGCCATGGTTGCCGTTACCAGACAGGTGCCGGTTCCGCTATTGGCCGTCAGTCGCGCGCCAGAGACGGTGCAAGCTCCGCCCGGGGCAACAGCGTAGGTCACGGCTCCGTTCGTCGTTCCGCCTGTGACACTCAACGTCTCGCTCTGATTGAACGTCAGCGGAGACGCCGCATTCAGCGTCAGAGCTGCCTGGGCAGCTGGCTGAATCGTCAGCGTACCGTTCACGTAGAGGAACGAGTAGTTTGCTGTAGCCAGCGTACCGGTCGATACCGTGATCGGATAGCTGCCCACGTTGCTCGTTGTCGTAGCTGTCGTCGAGAGCCCCGGTGCGCCATTTACTACTGAGGCGCTGTCGTTCTTGACGAAGCCGCTATAGCTGGACGTCAGCGTTGGCAGTGGCTGTCCGTACGTGCCCGTGAGATTCGTCGCCGTTACCTTCAGAACCGCCGGATAGACGGTGAACGACTGGGTCAGCGAAGCCGCACTATACGTGCTGTTGCCCGCTGCCGACGCCGTGATCGAGCACACGCCGACTCCGCTGATGCTACCGTCCGTCTTGCATGGGCCGGAGGCCATGAAGGTGACCGGCAGCCCCGAAGACGAGGACGCGCTCAACGAGAACGAGTTGCCGTACTGTGCGTTCGGCAGGGTGGCGAAGTTGATCGTCTGCGACTGCAGGCTGGAGCCCGTGGGCAGGACCATGAACGTTCCGGACACCGAGTTCGCCGCATTGAACGTAGTCGAACCCGGCTGCGAAGCGGTGACCGTGCAGCTTCCCGTACCGCTAAGAGCAAGGGTCGCGGAAGACACGTTGGCTGCGAATGCCTGGCTTGCGATCGTGCATGATCCCGTGGTGCTGAAGACCACCTGCAGCCCGTTCGGGACGCCGCTCGACATCGCAGTCGCGGTGACCGCCGGAGAGCTTGTGATCGGGACGGAACTGGGCAACGGGCCAAGCGTAATCGTCTGATCATTCTTCAGCACCGCCGGTGCCGACAGCGGACTGGAGCGTTGTGTGCCGCCGGTGGTGTCTGGAACCAGCGTCGTCGTCACGGTGTAGACCACCGTCTTTGCAGTCAGGTCCGGGTTGGTGTCGGTGAACTCGGTCGCGGGCGGATTTCCATTCACGCCGCTGACGCTGCCAATCACGATCGGAGTCGCTCCATCCGAGCTGCGATAGATCGTGTACGTGGCGACCACTCCGAACGCGGGAGCCTTCCAGGTAATCCTGACGCCGGCGGGCGTCACCGTCTCGACAGGTACGGTGGGTACGCGAACGACCGAGTTCGCCGTCTCATAGGTCAACTCGTTCGTCATCGGGCCACCACTGCCAGACGTGTTGCTGGGCACACTGGCAAGCGGAGTGCTCGAAGAGCCGATGCCGAGGTTGACGCTGCCACCGTTGCCTAGAGTGACCACGCCACCGCTGCCGAGTGTGACGTTGCCGCCACTGCCCAGCGTGATCGTACCGCCGCTGCCAAGGGTGATGTTGCCGCCGCTGCCAAGAGTGACGTTTCCGCCGCTACCGAGAGTCACGTTGCCGCCGCTGCCAAGGGCGATGGTTCCACCACTGCCCAGAGTAACGTTGCCGCCACTGCCGAGCGTCACATTGCCGCCGCTACCAAGAGTGACCGTTCCACCGCTGCTTCCGAAGGTGTAACTGCCACCAGCGCCAATGGTGATTGGAGCTCCGCCGCTGCCAAGGGTGATGGTTCCACCGCTGCCGAGGGTGACGTTGCCGCCGCTGCCAAGCGTCACATTGCCACCGCTGCCCAGAGTGATGGTTCCGCCGCTGCCAAGCGTCACATTGCCACCGCTGCCAAGCGTCACGTTGCCACCGCTGCCAAGCGTGATCGTACCGCCGCTGCCCAGAGTGACATTGCCGCCACTGCCGAGCGTCACATTGCCGCCGCTGCCGAGAGTAATCGTACCGCCAGCACCCAGCGTCGCCGTGCCGCCGCTACCCAGAGTGACATTGCCGCCACTGCCGAGTGCAACGTTGCCGCCGCTGCCGAGGGTCACGGTCCCACCGCTGCCGAGCGTGACGTTGCCACCGCTGCCAAGGGTGACGTTGCCGCCGCTGCCAAGGGTGATCGTGCCACCGCTGCCAAGGGTCACGTTGCCACCGCTACCCAGCGTGACATTGCCGCCACTGCCAAGCGTGATCGTGCCGCCGCTGCCTAGAGTGACGTTGCCACCACTGCCAAGGGTGACGTTGCCGCCGCTGCCCAGAGTGATGGTCCCGCCGCTGCCCAGAGTCACATTGCCACCACTGCCCAGCGTCACGTTGCCGCCGCTGCCAAGGGTGATCGTCCCGCCGCTGCTGTCGATGGTGTAGCTGCCGCCCGTCGAGGGTATGGTTACGGTGCCGCCGCTACCGAGAGCGATGGTGCCACCACTGCCTAGTGTGACGTTGCCGCCGCTGCCCAGCGTTACGTTGCCGCCACTACCCAGCGTAATCGTCCCACCGCTGCCCAATGTGACATTGCCGCCACTGCCGAGAGTGACGTTGCCGCCACTGCCCAGGGTGATCGTCCCACCGCTACCCAATGTCACATTGCCGCCACTGCCGAGCGTGACGTTGCCACCGCTGCCAAGAGTGATGGTTCCGCCGCTGCCCAGCGTCACATTGCCGCCACTTCCAAGCGTCACGTTGCCGCCGCTGCCAAGTGCTATGGTACCCCCACTGCCCAGCGTCACATTGCCGCCCGCGCTGATGTTCAACGGAGCTACCGAAGAGCCGAACGAAAGCTGCGTGGCCAGCGCCGCGAACTCGCCGCCCGTCGCACCCACCTGGCGCAGATCCAAGGCACCAAGGTCGTTGAAGCCTCGCTCCTGCGTTTGCAGAGTTCCGATCCCGTTGAGATCCTGCCCGCTCGACCACGCCGGAGCGATGGGTGAGACGGACGAATTCACGCGATAGATCGATTCGCCTGCCAGCGGAGTGCCATCGCAATGCAGCGTCGCAGGGCTGGCCAGCGTGCCTGTGGTGAATGGAACGTACCAGGACGATGTCGGGAACGTCGCTGCATCTCCCAATGCGTCTGTCAGTTGGGTCACCGAACCCGCCGTGCTCTCGTTCAACGTGTTCAGCGCCTGGTTTGAGAATGCGATCGTTCCATTCGACCCCACCCCATCCAACTGGAACAGGTAGTTCATGATGCTCTGATAGTTCGGCTTGCAATTCGCTTCAAACGTCGGAACGTAGCTGTTGGTCGTATCGTAGTAGAGGCCGCCGTGGCTCAGGCCGAGCGTGTGGCCAATCTCATGGAAGAGCGTGCCAGCTACTACAGTGGCCTTCTTGCTCATGTCCTGGCCCGGAGCCGTCAGCCAGAGACCGAGGGTCACTGCGGAGTCCGCGCCGCCAAGGTCGGAGTAACCGGAGATACTGGTAATTGTCCCGGATGTGAGGCCAATCACCGGCTCCGGCAGAGTGTTGTTGGGATAGCTCCAGTTCGTAACGCCCGGAGTTGCCACGGTGATCGTCTTGGTGTCCGCGCAGCTCGTCGTGTTGTAGATCCCGTTGAGGCTTGGATTTCCAAGCACGCCGCCAAGCGTGATGCGGCTCGGGCAGGCGCTGATGCCGGTGCCGCGATCGGCGGTGACAATCGTCGTCACACCGTTTACCACATTGATTGACGTGAGCGTTCCGAAGCGCGTGTTGTAAGCAGGGATCGCCAGCGAGTGGCCGAAGAGAACGTAGTGATAGCTGTCCTTCTGCCCGTAGGGGAAGCGCGTGGTGCAGTCTCCGCCCGAGAGGCAGGAAGCAAGATTGCGGGGATAAAGCTTCGAGAACTCGAGGCTGTTCTTCCATCCGATGACTCCCGGCTGGCCTGGGAACTGGCAGAGCGTCGCGGGAGTGGTGGCCAGGTCGTCGGTGCAGGTCGTCTCCGGCACGGCGTTTCCAACCTGGAGATGCAGCACCACTCCGGACTGGGCAAACGCCTGCTGCACCATCACCAGAGGATCATTGCCGCTAGCGTCCGGCGAGGGAAAGAGATTCTCCTGGGTGGGATCGCACGAGCCGCTAGCGAGAACGGCACCGCACATGTAATCCATCTGCACGAACAGGTCTTTCTGGCCGTGCTTCGCTCCCGGCAATCCTACCCAGGTGCTGGTCTTCACGTCGTAGTAGCCTGGCTGGCCTGCGTGGAAGTCGCCCGCTGCCGGGCCAGACTTCCAGGCGTCCAGGATTCCATCGTTGTCGCTGTTATTGACCAGCGTGCTGAGAATCACTGCGGCGTAAGCGCCTGGAGCATTCAGCGTCGCGCTGTATTGGTTCGATTGCCCCAGCGTTACGGTGTTCACGCCGTTGTTCCAGACTCCGCCGGAGGCGAAGAGGTTGGTGTTCTTGCCGGTGCCATTGGCTCCGCCTACTGCGTCGTAGAAGCCCTGAACCACCTGGGTCGCAGAGCTCGCGGGCTGTGCCGCGCCGTCGTAGATGATGACCGACTTCAGGGGGAAGTTCGGAGACAGGACACGATAGACGAGCACCAGGCTCGCACCCTCGGTGAGTGGGTAGGTGCTTCCGCCGCTGTCAGGCAGAGAAACGGTGTACGGTCCCGAGACGATGCGAATCCCATTTGCGCCGACCGGAAGGTAGATATTGACGCTGGCACGATAGGAGCGGAGCGTACCGGTAACGGCACCGTCGGTGTAGTTCGGAATGTCACTGCCGATCTGCTGGCCGACGATGGAATAGCCGTTGAAGGTGCCATTCGTGGATGAGGCCGATGCGGTGTTTTCCAGCGACTCCCAATAAAGGAAGGCGTCGACGACGTCAGCACCGTCAGGAATACCCTGGGCGCTTTGCGTCGCGCTGGGAATGGTGATGGTTCCGGTGGCAATGCCGTTCTTGCCGGTCCCGCGCAGCGTCACTCCCGCCGAGACGTAATCGCCCGTCAGGAAGTAGTTGTTTTCGAGCAACAGCGGGTTGGGTGAAGGCTGTTGCGGAAGGCCGCTCGATACGAGCAGGTTGACCACCGACCCGACCGCGACCTGCGTTCCGGCTACTGGGTTTTCGCTGATGATGGTGCCTGCGGGAACGGTCTGGCTGGATGCGGTCGACACGTTTCCCAGCCCCAGACCTACCGTGGAGAGTGGTGTAGCCGCGGCCGTTTGTGCCTGCCCAACCACGTTGGGGACGGCGACGGTACCGGCCACTCCATTGGTCGCTCCGATCCCGAAGATCGGGACCGTCTGTGTACCAGGAGTGACGCTGGTCAGACTGTTGTCGGTAAAGATCGCAGAGCCTGAGAAGAAGGTCGCGCTCTGCGGCGTGAAGCTAAAGCTCTCTCCGCAGCTTCCGCCTGGAGCCAACGGAAGGCTTGTGGAGCAATCGGGGGTTGAGTTCTCTGTAAAGCTTGTACCTAGGTTGAACGCGACCGAGCCCGTCAGCGGCTGGTTGCCGACGTTCTGAACCGTGAACGCAACCGGACTGTCCGAGCTTGTGCTGCCGACGTTCGTCGTGGCAAAGCTGATCGCAGGCGGCTGCGAGCGGTTGACGACCACCAGGCTCGACAGCGCATTGTCCGCGATGAGAACAGAGCCCGCCGCATCCACCTTGATGCCGGCAGGAATAGACAGGCCACTCGTCGGCACCGTCGTCTGCACACCGCTTGGAGTAATCTCCAGAATCACGTTGGCGGACTGATCCGAAACGTAGACATCGCCAGCCGCATCCACAGCCACGCCATTGCCTGCTACCAATCCAGTAAACGGAACGGAGGTCTGCACTCCAGCAGGTGTCACCTTATACACCGTCTCGTTTCCTGCACTGAGAAAGAAGAGGTTCCCTGCAGCATCTACGGCTGGATAGTAGGGATTGCTCACTCCCGTCGAAGCTACCGTGGTCTGCACGCCATTGGGCGTAACCTTGATGACCTGGTTATCTTGCTGGTCGGTGATGAACAGATTGCCAGCTCCGTCCACCGCAACACCGGTCGTTCGGCCCAAACCGGTTGTGGGCACGATGCTTTGAGCGCCACCGGGCGTGATCTTCACGATGTCATGGTTGTTCGTGTCCGCAAGGTAGACGTTCCCTGCTCCATCCAAGGCCACATCGTAGAAACCGGCTGAGCCCATACCGGACACTGGAATCACCGTCTGGACGCCCGAGGGGCTTATCTTCGTCGCCCCGCCGCCGCCCGCCATGTAGATATTGCCTGCCGCATCCTTGGCTACGCCGGCTGCACCCGTAGGCACCAACGCGCTGGTCTGCGCGCCGGGGCTAAACGCGATCGCGGAATCCTGACCCACACCGTATATCGGGGTCGTCGCCAACAGGTTGCCGGCATTGTCGAATAGCTGCACCGCCCCCATACGCAAGCCAGGGGCGAGCGGGGCAAAGTTGACATTCACCGTGCAGGAATTGCCTCCGGCCACAGTCCCGGTGCAAGTACTTCCGCTGCCAAGTGAAAAGTCGAGGCCGGTAAGACCCTGTGTCACCACCTTGATCGCGCCAACCGCCGTGGTCGTTGCAAGGTTGTAGGTCACGGGCATCGTGGCGGCGCAACCCTGCTGAGTGCTCCCGGCGGGGCAGACATTGATGTTGCCGAAGTTTGGATTGACGAAGCTCGCGGTAACATTTGCAACCTGAGTAACGAGTACGAAGCAAGTGGGACTGACTCCCGAACTCGCGCATGCACCACCCCAGCCCAGAAACTCCGAGCTTCCTGTCGCGCTTGCTGTCAGCGTCACCAGGGCGCTTGAAGGTAGGCTCGCGGTACAGGTCCCGGACGGTGTTCCGTTTGCTTCGCTACAGTTGATGGCACCGCTTAGATCGGTCACCGTTCCCGAGCCCGAACCAATCTCCGCCACGGTAAATTGGAAGAAGCTCTGGACTGGCTTTGCCCCAAAACCGAGGAGGGAGACAGACTGTGCCGCATTCGCGGAGTTCAGAGCGTTGTCGTAGAAGATGGCCGTTCCGGCCTGCGGCTGGGTATAACTCTGGGGTGCAAACTGGATCGTCGTGTTACAGGCCTGGCCTGGTGTCAGCGCGAAGCTTGCCATGCAGTCTGCGGGCGAGCCTTGCCCGGCTACCTGCGAGTAAGCGGTTCCGGAGACGACCAGACCTGAACCGGCGGCATCGAGAGGCTGGTTGCCGATGTTCTGCAGCTTGACCGATTGACTGGTCATATTTCCCAAGACAACGGTGCCAAAGTTTAGCGATGGGGACTGTGATTGGTTGATCTCAAGGACCTGTCCGGCGTTCGTCTCCGGGATAAAGAGGTCCCCTTGTGCATCCACCGCGACAGCAACGGTAAAGATTCCGCTAAGAACGGAGGTCTGGCAAGTGCTAACTGTGCATCCTGCCGGAACTTCGACCACATTCTGGGTGCCTTCGTCCGCGACAAAGACATCGCCAGCCGCATCCACCGCCACGCCCACCGGCTGATTCCACCCCTGACCTACTTTTATCTGGCAGCTACTGTTAGCGCAGCCAGCCGGCACCTCGACAACTTGCTTAAGCCCAAAATCAGCGACGAAGAGGTCGCCAGCCGCATCGACCGCAACACCGACGGGATTCGCACCGGCTGGGTTATACACGACCGTCTGGCAGGCAGCCGTCGTGCAGCCAACTGGGACCTCCACAACCTGGTTCCCGGTAAAGTCGCTGATGAACACGTTGCCCGGCCCATCCACCGCGACACCTAACTGAGCGGCTAGACCAACACCGACCGTCGTCTGGCACGAAGCGGTGGTGCAACCCGCCGGAACCTCGACCACCTCGTTCAAATTGTTGTCCGCGATGTAGACGTTCCCTGCTCCGTCGACGGCCATGCCCTGCGGATAGTTCAGGCCCACGCCCACGGAACTCACCGTGCCATTCGCCGCGACCTTAACGACCTGGTGGGTCGCCGTATCCGAGATGAACACGTTGCCTGCCGCGTCCACTGCCACCCCTTCAGGCTTGGTCAGGGGATAGCTCGCCGTTGTGTTCACGAGGCTTTGCGTCCCTGGCGCAATCGCGGCTGCCGGTCCCTGCCCGACGCCATACACAGGAATGTTCAGAGCGACCCCGACCTGACCGGGAAAGAGGAGTTGTATCGCGCCCGTCCGCAGACCGGGAGCTGTTGGAGTGAATGTGGCGTTGACGACGCAACTTCCCGTGCTACCCACACCCTGGCAGGTACTCCCGCTGGCGAGCGTGAAGTCGAGACCTGAGGTGCCCTGAGTCAGGACCTGGGGCGTCCCAAGGTTCTGGAGAGTCGTGACGTTCACCGTGAACGAGATGGTCTTGTTGCACGGTGCGGGAGTCGTTGCTCCTGTTGGGCAGACGTTGACGTTGCCGAAGTTCCCCGAAGGCGCAAACACCCATGTGTCGCCGAGCGTATTCATGTTCGCCGCGAAGTTCGCCCCTCCGAACAGCACCACCTGGTTCTGCGCCGCGTCGTAGACCATGTTCTCGGTCAACTCGCGCGCCGACGGACTCGCTGCAAGCGTGTCTTGCGTCCAGGTGCTTCCGTTCCACAGCCACGTGTCATTCACATCGGTGCCGTTCGCGTTTCCGCCGAATAGAACGACCTGGTTGAGCGATGTATCAAAGACGATGCCGCTGGATTCGCGCGCCGAAGGGCTGGACGCTGGCGAGAGCTGGGTCCAACTCGTTCCGTTCCAACTCCAGGTGTCGCCAAGAGCATTG is part of the Granulicella aggregans genome and encodes:
- a CDS encoding serine/threonine-protein kinase; amino-acid sequence: MDDAFSGNDKSRVPEESASRDANVAVDSKSPDSSLPPNRRDLAAMLQDAGETVVSAVPSGVGSGSPAVTVPPRMETGAATLVSSAETVVSVSPIRQGETPKGANAPFLGGILLEIGTVLGGRYEILQLLGQGGMGAVYKAADREVERIVAVKVIRPEMASNPEILARFKQELLLSSKVTDRNVIRIYDLGEAQGVKFITMEYMEGENLHSLLKARGKLEVAEAVEIVEQVASGLAAAHREGIIHRDLKPANIMRDKSGRVVVMDFGLARTFSGDGMTQTGMMLGTMEYMSPEQAQGMDVKASSDIFTVGLILYELLTGITPFQAETAIASLLMRTQKRAAPLVDVDRNIPGTLSNIVAKCLEKEPAKRYQNAEELDADLRVWQGRSAGKTITAPAARRDRRVGSVPWLRVGVAGVLVAAIAGGSSWYFLGKHKAAGTSTAHGPVSVLIGDFENHTGDSVLDSTLEPMLGVAMEDASFINVYSRGDARKIAKKLPNPTDVLDEQTSRLVAINQDINAVITGDISHRGEQYDISAIALDTHTGNVLAKAEVTVADKQQILSELPKLAIPIRQALGDTTTDSVKFDKVSGGFTAKSLEAVHYDSLGVDQQFAGKFQEAFNSFKKSAEEDPQFARAYTGMAAMSQNLGRTADAVKYMKLAMQNKDRMTERELYRNQGLYYLTTGESKECVDQYTQLVTRYPADRVGWNNLANCYTQLRNAPKALEAARHAVEIVPKGVGQRLNLAFIAAFAGDFSTSEKEARTALEISPTSAQGQLVLAEAKTGQGQIDAAANSYRQLEKTGAPGSSTAADGLADLAAYQGNYAEAARILTQGAATDAAAKDTDNAARKYAALANIEELQGHQPAALTDMAKALAASQSLQIQMLAGMLYVEAGDLAKAQKAATGLAAQKSTEPQAYSKIIQGLIALKKKDAKAAVTQITAANSVLDTWIGHFELGRAYLEAAAFQEASAEFDLCLKRRGEAIELFDDNVPTYAYFPLVYYYQGRARQDMKMATFSDSYKNYLSTRGQSSDDPLAFEVRRMVGQ
- a CDS encoding DUF1801 domain-containing protein gives rise to the protein MNDHDGELGAIARRWFEAMRECGDEVRELLHDGCPNACFGDAAFGYVNVFTSHVNVGFFQGSALPDPARLLQGNGKFMRHVKLRPGEELDSAALSQLIAVAYSDIKSRVERG